One genomic region from Salvia hispanica cultivar TCC Black 2014 chromosome 2, UniMelb_Shisp_WGS_1.0, whole genome shotgun sequence encodes:
- the LOC125205846 gene encoding 60S ribosomal protein L34-like, with amino-acid sequence MVQRLTYRKRHSYATKSNQHRVVKTPGGKLVYQTTKKRASGPKCPVTGNRIQGIPHLRPAEYKRSRLSRNRRTVNRAYGGVLSGSAVRERIIRAFLVEEQKIVKKVLKIQKAKEKVASKN; translated from the exons ATGGTGCAGCGGCTGACATACAGGAAGCGTCATAGTTATGCCACCAAATCCAATCAACACCGCGTCGTCAAAACTCCGG GTGGGAAGCTAGTGTATCAGACCACCAAGAAGAGAGCGAGTGGACCAAAATGCCCTGTCACCGGAAACAGAATCCAAGGG ATCCCTCACCTGAGACCTGCGGAGTATAAGAGGTCTAGATTGTCCAGGAACCGTAGAACTGTGAATCGTGCCTATGGCGGAGTTTTATCTGGTTCTGCTGTCAGGGAAAG GATCATTAGAGCTTTCTTGGTGGAAGAACAAAAGATTGTGAAGAAGGTTTTGAAGATTCAAAAGGCTAAGGAAAAGGTTGCTTCCAAGAACTAG
- the LOC125205845 gene encoding 60S ribosomal protein L34, with amino-acid sequence MVQRLTYRKRHSYATKSNQHRVVKTPGGKLVYQTTKKRASGPKCPVTGKRIQGIPHLRPAEYKRSRLSRNRRTVNRAYGGVLSGSAVRERIIRAFLVEEQKIVKKVLKIQKAKEKVASKN; translated from the exons ATGGTGCAGCGGCTGACATACAGGAAGCGTCATAGCTATGCCACCAAATCCAATCAACACCGCGTCGTCAAAACTCCCG GTGGGAAGCTAGTGTATCAGACCACCAAGAAGAGAGCGAGTGGACCAAAATGCCCCGTCACCGGAAAGAGGATCCAAGGG ATTCCTCACCTGAGACCTGCGGAGTATAAGAGGTCTAGATTGTCCAGGAACCGCAGGACTGTGAATCGTGCCTATGGCGGAGTCTTATCTGGTTCTGCTGTGAGGGAAAG GATCATTAGAGCTTTCTTGGTGGAGGAACAAAAGATTGTGAAGAAGGTTTTGAAGATTCAGAAGGCCAAGGAAAAGGTTGCTTCCAAGAACTAG
- the LOC125205844 gene encoding zinc-finger homeodomain protein 9-like: MDLGLIPTKSGEETEPDTPPHTPTPSIKNHQPPAFKECMKNHAANIGGHAVDGCGEYMPMPVSLICAACGCHRNFHRRAILTPHFLNFNFGQPQRTAVKDVAGRKRSRTKFSQDQKERMHSFSEKLGWKMQRCDDAAVEEFCRHVGVARGVLKVWMHNNKNINRGNGNTFLLH; this comes from the coding sequence ATGGACCTAGGCTTAATCCCCACTAAAAGTGGCGAAGAAACCGAGCCCGACACCCCACCGCACACGCCCACTCCATCCATCAAGAACCACCAGCCGCCGGCGTTCAAAGAATGCATGAAGAATCACGCAGCCAATATAGGCGGGCACGCAGTAGACGGGTGCGGAGAGTACATGCCCATGCCTGTCTCACTGATATGCGCCGCCTGCGGCTGCCACCGCAACTTCCACCGCCGCGCCATCCTCACCCCACACtttctcaatttcaatttcgGACAGCCTCAACGCACCGCCGTTAAAGACGTGGCCGGAAGAAAGCGGTCGCGGACCAAATTCAGCCAGGACCAGAAGGAGAGGATGCATTCCTTCTCCGAGAAGCTCGGCTGGAAAATGCAGAGGTGCGACGACGCAGCGGTGGAGGAGTTCTGCCGCCACGTCGGCGTCGCTAGAGGAGTGCTCAAGGTGTGGATGCACAACAACAAGAACATCAACCGCGGAAATGGAAAcacttttttacttcattaa
- the LOC125207689 gene encoding uncharacterized protein LOC125207689: MAEPLVGNVNQLPKTEAGGPSQPLPEAVGLNGKKPDVVGSSSSMAEDNQVVVTVNNEEEDENAPLIGMGECRICQEEDSVNNLESPCACSGSLKYAHRKCVQHWCNEKGDITCEICHKQYEPGYTAIPRPQPDETTIDIGGVWQISGTPLDMHDPRLLAITEAERQLFDADYDDYNNANSSGAAFCRSAALILMALLLLRHALSITDDGDADGEDDASTFLSLFLLRAVGFLMPCYIMIWAISILQRRRQRQEAATLAAAQFAIMVQSAQSRGLIVTSAAPAVTPLATPHAAGPSQAVPQQEHV; encoded by the exons ATGGCTGAACCTTTGGTGGGGAATGTGAACCAGCTACCGAAGACTGAGGCGGGTGGGCCGAGCCAACCGCTCCCTGAGGCTGTGGGGCTAAATGGAAAGAAGCCGGATGTGGTGGGTTCCTCATCATCAATGGCTGAAGATAACCAAGTGGTAGTGACAGTTAACAATGAGGAGGAAGACGAGAATGCACCACTGATAGGGATGGGGGAATGCCGGATTTGTCAGGAAGAGGATTCTGTAAATAATTTGGAGAGCCCCTGTGCTTGCAGTGGGAGTCTTAAG TATGCTCATAGGAAATGTGTTCAACACTGGTGCAATGAGAAGGGAGATATTACTTGTGAGATTTGTCACAAG CAATATGAGCCTGGTTATACTGCCATACCACGTCCTCAGCCTGATGAAACTACCATTGATATAGG TGGAGTATGGCAAATATCTGGCACACCACTAGACATGCATGATCCACGTCTTCTGGCAATTACTGAGGCTGAGCGTCAGTTGTTTGATGCTGACTATGATGATTATAACAACGCTAACAGCAGTGGCGCTGCCTTCTGCCGTTCAGCTGCTCTGATT TTAATGGCTCTTTTGCTACTGAGACATGCACTGTCCATCACCGATGATGGGGATGCAGACGGAGAGGACGACGCATCAACTTTCTTATCT CTTTTCTTGCTTCGAGCCGTTGGATTTCTTATGCCTTGCTACATCATGATCTGGGCCATAAGCATCTTGCAACGTAGGAGGCAAAGACAG GAGGCTGCAACACTAGCGGCTGCACAGTTCGCAATCATGGTTCAATCAGCACAAAGCAGAGGCCTCATCGTCACCTCAGCCGCACCAGCAGTCACTCCGTTGGCCACTCCCCATGCTGCTGGCCCTTCACAGGCCGTGCCTCAGCAGGAGCACGTCTGA
- the LOC125206036 gene encoding probable apyrase 6 isoform X2: MRRLNARTVSPSPEEDNKDMDPIKFQFRTARPGFRPPNNKQPNPISKFCLYIAISIAILLFCYALLYGNRIDENKKYGIVIDGGSTGTRIHVFKYDVVNGNLALDFSDKGRASMRVNPGLSAYAEDPQGAGAAVAQLVEFAKRNVPRERRGDTEIRLMATAGLRLLEKEGQERILDACRRTLGASGFRFRDDWASVITGSDEGLYAWVVANYALGTLGKEPTHTTGIIELGGASAQVTFVSNEPMPPEFSRQVKFGNFTYNLYSHSLLHYGQNVAFESLKESLLSGHHELPAESLYIKKPMDPCTPRGYAYEKEARRLSPISLVEKRRYMSTLSPSGNFSECRSASLKLLQRGKDKCSYHTCYIGSTFIPKLQGKFLATENFFHTSKFFRLRQRSFLSGLMAAGEEFCKDDWSKLTKKYSFLNAEDLKHYCFSSAYIVAMLHDSLGIALDDRRIKYASQVDSIPLDWALGAFILQSAAELDTDNADWLAPVIGGESSPLPLLFGIFLMVMLVSWFVVRRRKPYLKTIYDMEKDNDDQVPQ; this comes from the exons ATGCGCCGATTGAATGCCCGCACAGTAAGCCCTAGTCCCGAAGAAGATAACAAAGATATGGATCCGATCAAATTCCAATTCCGCACGGCCCGGCCCGGATTCCGACCCCCCAACAACAAGCAGCCAAatccaatttcaaaattctgTCTCTACATCGCTATCTCGATTGCGATTTTGCTATTTTGCTACGCTCTGCTCTATGGGAACAGAATTGACGAAAACAAGAAATACGGCATCGTGATCGACGGAGGGAGCACGGGGACCAGGATTCATGTGTTCAAGTACGACGTTGTCAATGGGAATTTGGCCCTGGATTTCTCCGACAAGGGGCGGGCGTCGATGAGGGTGAATCCGGGCCTCTCGGCTTACGCGGAGGATCCGCAGGGGGCGGGCGCCGCCGTGGCACAATTGGTGGAATTCGCAAAGAGAAATGTGCCGAGAGAGCGTAGGGGCGACACCGAGATCCGGCTAATGGCGACCGCTGGTTTGAGGTTGTTGGAGAAAGAAGGTCAAGAGAGGATCTTGGATGCTTGTAGGAGGACTTTGGGGGCATCTGGATTTAGGTTTCGTGATGATTGGGCTAGTGTTATCACTG GGTCTGATGAAGGCTTGTATGCTTGGGTTGTGGCTAACTATGCTCTTGGAACTCTTGGAAAAGAACCAACACATACAACTGGTATCATTGAACTTGGTGGTGCTTCAGCTCAG GTCACATTTGTCTCAAATGAGCCTATGCCCCCTGAGTTCTCCCGGCAAGTTAAATTTGGGAATTTCACTTACAACCTATACAGTCACAGCTTACTTCACTATGGCCAG AATGTTGCCTTCGAGTCGTTGAAAGAATCTCTTCTATCAGGACACCACGAATTGC CTGCCGAATCTCTTTACATAAAGAAACCAATGGATCCTTGTACTCCTAGAGGATATGCCTATGAAAAGGAGGCACGGAGGCTCTCTCCTATTTCTTTGGTCGAAAAAAGGAGATACATGTCCACTTTGTCTCCCAGTGGTAATTTCTCCGAGTGCCGATCTGCTTCTTTGAAGCTGCTGCAGAGAGGGAAAG ACAAATGCTCTTATCACACTTGCTACATTGGATCAACATTTATTCCAAAGCTGCAGGGGAAGTTTCTGGCAACAGAAAATTTCTTTCACACTTCAAAG TTCTTTAGGTTGAGGCAAAGATCATTTTTGTCTGGTTTGATGGCTGCCGGGGAAGAATTCTGCAAAGATGACTGGTCAAAGCTGACAAAGAAATACTCATTTCTCAATGCAGAGGACCTTAAACACTATTGCTTCTCTTCGGCATATATTGTCGCCATGCTTCATGATAGTCTAGGAATTGCTTTAGATGATCGAAG GATTAAATATGCGAGCCAGGTTGACAGTATCCCACTCGACTGGGCGCTGGGAGCCTTCATCCTGCAGAGTGCAGCCGAGTTAGACACAGATAATGCAGATTGGCTGGCCCCGGTTATAGGAGGTGAATCTTCACCCCTACCTCTTCTCTTCGGAATCTTCCTAATGGTGATGCTTGTGTCATGGTTCGTGGTGAGGAGACGGAAGCCTTATCTGAAGACGATCTATGATATGGAAAAAG ACAACGACGACCAAGTGCCTCAGTGA
- the LOC125206036 gene encoding probable apyrase 6 isoform X1, protein MRRLNARTVSPSPEEDNKDMDPIKFQFRTARPGFRPPNNKQPNPISKFCLYIAISIAILLFCYALLYGNRIDENKKYGIVIDGGSTGTRIHVFKYDVVNGNLALDFSDKGRASMRVNPGLSAYAEDPQGAGAAVAQLVEFAKRNVPRERRGDTEIRLMATAGLRLLEKEGQERILDACRRTLGASGFRFRDDWASVITGSDEGLYAWVVANYALGTLGKEPTHTTGIIELGGASAQVTFVSNEPMPPEFSRQVKFGNFTYNLYSHSLLHYGQNVAFESLKESLLSGHHELPAESLYIKKPMDPCTPRGYAYEKEARRLSPISLVEKRRYMSTLSPSGNFSECRSASLKLLQRGKDKCSYHTCYIGSTFIPKLQGKFLATENFFHTSKFFRLRQRSFLSGLMAAGEEFCKDDWSKLTKKYSFLNAEDLKHYCFSSAYIVAMLHDSLGIALDDRRIKYASQVDSIPLDWALGAFILQSAAELDTDNADWLAPVIGGESSPLPLLFGIFLMVMLVSWFVVRRRKPYLKTIYDMEKGKYITTRISRYS, encoded by the exons ATGCGCCGATTGAATGCCCGCACAGTAAGCCCTAGTCCCGAAGAAGATAACAAAGATATGGATCCGATCAAATTCCAATTCCGCACGGCCCGGCCCGGATTCCGACCCCCCAACAACAAGCAGCCAAatccaatttcaaaattctgTCTCTACATCGCTATCTCGATTGCGATTTTGCTATTTTGCTACGCTCTGCTCTATGGGAACAGAATTGACGAAAACAAGAAATACGGCATCGTGATCGACGGAGGGAGCACGGGGACCAGGATTCATGTGTTCAAGTACGACGTTGTCAATGGGAATTTGGCCCTGGATTTCTCCGACAAGGGGCGGGCGTCGATGAGGGTGAATCCGGGCCTCTCGGCTTACGCGGAGGATCCGCAGGGGGCGGGCGCCGCCGTGGCACAATTGGTGGAATTCGCAAAGAGAAATGTGCCGAGAGAGCGTAGGGGCGACACCGAGATCCGGCTAATGGCGACCGCTGGTTTGAGGTTGTTGGAGAAAGAAGGTCAAGAGAGGATCTTGGATGCTTGTAGGAGGACTTTGGGGGCATCTGGATTTAGGTTTCGTGATGATTGGGCTAGTGTTATCACTG GGTCTGATGAAGGCTTGTATGCTTGGGTTGTGGCTAACTATGCTCTTGGAACTCTTGGAAAAGAACCAACACATACAACTGGTATCATTGAACTTGGTGGTGCTTCAGCTCAG GTCACATTTGTCTCAAATGAGCCTATGCCCCCTGAGTTCTCCCGGCAAGTTAAATTTGGGAATTTCACTTACAACCTATACAGTCACAGCTTACTTCACTATGGCCAG AATGTTGCCTTCGAGTCGTTGAAAGAATCTCTTCTATCAGGACACCACGAATTGC CTGCCGAATCTCTTTACATAAAGAAACCAATGGATCCTTGTACTCCTAGAGGATATGCCTATGAAAAGGAGGCACGGAGGCTCTCTCCTATTTCTTTGGTCGAAAAAAGGAGATACATGTCCACTTTGTCTCCCAGTGGTAATTTCTCCGAGTGCCGATCTGCTTCTTTGAAGCTGCTGCAGAGAGGGAAAG ACAAATGCTCTTATCACACTTGCTACATTGGATCAACATTTATTCCAAAGCTGCAGGGGAAGTTTCTGGCAACAGAAAATTTCTTTCACACTTCAAAG TTCTTTAGGTTGAGGCAAAGATCATTTTTGTCTGGTTTGATGGCTGCCGGGGAAGAATTCTGCAAAGATGACTGGTCAAAGCTGACAAAGAAATACTCATTTCTCAATGCAGAGGACCTTAAACACTATTGCTTCTCTTCGGCATATATTGTCGCCATGCTTCATGATAGTCTAGGAATTGCTTTAGATGATCGAAG GATTAAATATGCGAGCCAGGTTGACAGTATCCCACTCGACTGGGCGCTGGGAGCCTTCATCCTGCAGAGTGCAGCCGAGTTAGACACAGATAATGCAGATTGGCTGGCCCCGGTTATAGGAGGTGAATCTTCACCCCTACCTCTTCTCTTCGGAATCTTCCTAATGGTGATGCTTGTGTCATGGTTCGTGGTGAGGAGACGGAAGCCTTATCTGAAGACGATCTATGATATGGAAAAAGGTAAATACATAACCACGCGCATCAGTCGATACTCATAA